The following are encoded together in the Pedobacter steynii genome:
- a CDS encoding BamA/TamA family outer membrane protein: MKKISLCITILIITAAEVSAQKKFIKRYLSDKTDSSRRASFMPVPIFRYSQEIGAEFGLGALYSTYIDRKDSSNRSSNFSGVATISTKGQYNFSLKSDIWTKGNDYHLISEFRFKRMPFNFYGLGNETLEANSDRLIQRQSRVMFEAEKRLLPHAYTGLSLGFENYNFKDEVSGGIFTTDQSLIHKGGGNVAYIGISQSYDTRNSNNYPTKGFLGRVTYQYAPDFWGGESFTGSVIKANVRNFWPLSKKFVLGVNALFHTVQGKNTPFYLLPQMGNDEMMRGYYTGRYRDRNLLAGQAELRYRYNNRFGAVVFAGTGQVFDNGDFSAKNFKPSYGAGGRYFFDPEKGLSVRLDYAVGEKRVNEKRQSGFYITLAEAF; encoded by the coding sequence ATGAAGAAAATTTCGCTTTGCATCACTATACTTATTATTACTGCCGCAGAGGTATCAGCGCAAAAGAAATTTATCAAAAGATACTTATCAGATAAGACAGACAGCTCCCGGAGAGCGAGTTTCATGCCAGTACCTATATTCCGTTATTCACAGGAAATCGGAGCCGAGTTTGGATTGGGCGCCTTATATTCCACTTATATCGACAGGAAAGACAGTAGCAACCGCAGTTCTAACTTTTCCGGTGTAGCAACGATATCTACCAAAGGCCAATATAATTTCTCTTTAAAAAGCGATATCTGGACAAAAGGAAATGATTACCATTTAATTTCTGAATTCCGGTTTAAGCGGATGCCTTTCAATTTCTATGGCCTAGGTAACGAAACTCTGGAAGCCAACTCTGACCGATTGATACAGCGCCAGTCGAGAGTGATGTTTGAAGCAGAAAAAAGACTATTGCCTCATGCCTATACCGGATTGTCCTTAGGTTTTGAAAACTATAACTTTAAAGACGAGGTTTCCGGAGGAATATTCACAACAGACCAAAGCCTGATTCACAAAGGTGGAGGTAACGTAGCTTATATAGGTATCTCTCAAAGTTACGACACCAGGAATTCCAACAACTATCCAACCAAGGGTTTCCTCGGCCGGGTTACTTATCAATACGCACCAGACTTCTGGGGTGGAGAAAGTTTTACGGGGAGTGTCATCAAAGCTAATGTCCGTAATTTCTGGCCGCTTTCTAAAAAATTCGTCCTTGGCGTAAATGCTTTATTCCATACCGTGCAGGGAAAGAATACGCCATTCTATCTGTTGCCTCAAATGGGTAATGATGAAATGATGAGAGGCTATTATACCGGACGTTACAGAGACAGAAACCTTTTGGCAGGACAGGCAGAACTACGCTATCGTTACAATAACCGTTTCGGCGCAGTTGTATTTGCCGGCACCGGACAGGTTTTTGACAATGGTGATTTTTCTGCAAAAAACTTCAAACCTTCTTATGGTGCGGGAGGAAGATATTTCTTCGATCCTGAAAAAGGACTGAGTGTCCGCTTAGACTATGCGGTTGGAGAAAAAAGAGTAAATGAGAAACGTCAGAGCGGATTCTATATCACCCTGGCCGAAGCATTTTAA
- a CDS encoding O-methyltransferase has protein sequence MVFNFISDYLKHRFTSKSRHGTHSPFVYKLTDEVIYDFNAKSDYKSIEAQRKKLFNDDSLITVTDLGAGSHLNKNRTKQVKQIAKNALKNPRLAQLIYRLARDNQPKSIIELGTCLGITSAYLSKACPEADVITIEGCPETAKVAYKNFQELELDNVELRVGNFDTLLPGVIDQEAKLDFVYVDGNHRKEATLNYFNWCLPKVHEGSLLIFDDIYWSEGMKEAWEEIKQHPEVTVTVDLFWIGLVYFKKGQAKEHFKIKF, from the coding sequence ATGGTTTTCAATTTCATCAGTGACTATCTGAAGCATCGCTTTACCTCTAAAAGCAGACATGGTACCCACTCACCCTTCGTATATAAGCTTACGGATGAGGTAATTTACGATTTTAACGCTAAAAGTGATTACAAAAGCATCGAGGCGCAAAGAAAAAAACTTTTCAATGACGATTCTTTAATCACGGTAACGGATCTGGGAGCAGGTTCTCATCTGAATAAAAATAGAACCAAGCAGGTAAAGCAGATTGCAAAGAATGCCTTAAAAAATCCTCGTCTGGCACAGCTGATCTATCGCCTTGCCAGGGACAATCAGCCTAAAAGTATCATCGAGCTGGGGACTTGTCTGGGCATTACCAGCGCTTATCTTTCCAAAGCCTGCCCTGAGGCAGATGTAATTACTATAGAAGGTTGTCCGGAAACTGCAAAGGTAGCCTACAAGAATTTCCAGGAACTGGAGCTGGACAATGTAGAGTTGCGGGTCGGGAATTTTGATACTTTACTTCCAGGTGTAATTGATCAGGAAGCAAAGCTGGACTTTGTATATGTAGACGGAAACCATAGAAAGGAGGCCACCTTAAATTATTTTAACTGGTGTCTGCCTAAAGTGCATGAAGGCTCACTGCTGATTTTTGACGACATTTACTGGAGTGAGGGAATGAAAGAAGCCTGGGAAGAAATTAAACAGCACCCTGAAGTAACAGTAACTGTAGATCTTTTCTGGATCGGGTTGGTTTACTTTAAAAAGGGGCAGGCTAAAGAGCATTTTAAGATTAAGTTTTAA